The Mucilaginibacter rubeus genomic interval GACGAAGCTGTTCAGCGTGCACGTGCAGGCGAAGGCCCAACTTTCCTTGAAATGCGTACGTACCGTTTCAAAGGTCATTCTATGTCCGATCCGCAAAAGTATCGTACTAAAGAGGAGTTGGAAAGCTATAAAGCAAAAGACCCTATTGAAAGCGTTAAACAAACTATCCTTACCGAAAAATATGCTGATGAGGCTTGGTTTGACGAAATGGACGCTAAGATCAAAGCTATAGTTGACGAGGCTGTTAAATTTGCAGAAGAGTCGCCATGGCCGGATGCTTCTGAATTATATACCGATGTATATGTTCAGGAAGATTACCCTTATATCAGGGACTAAGTTTTAAGTCGAAAGTGCTAAGTCGAGGGTCTATAGTATTGGTAGTCGGATAAAGACTTTCAGACTAAAAACTTCAGACTTTAGACTTCTCGCTAAGAAGAGACTATATTTATACTGAATTTATAATACTATTAATATATGGCCGAAGTAGTAAAAATGCCTAAGATGAGCGATACCATGACCGAAGGGGTATTGGCTAAATGGCATAAAAAAGTTGGCGATAAGGTTAAATCTGGCGATGTATTGGCCGAGATTGAAACCGATAAAGCTACCATGGATTTTGAATCGTACCAGGATGGCACATTGCTGTATATAGGTATACAGGAAGGTGCTGCTGCTCCGGTTGATGCTGTAATTGCCATTTTAGGTAAAGAAGGCGAAGATTACAAATCTTTACTTGATCAGGCTGGCAGCGGCGCTGCTGCTAAACCGGCCGAAGAAGCTGCTCCTGTAGCTGATAAAGCACCTGCCGCTACTCCGGCACCAGCCGCTCCAAAGGTTGATTTGTCAAGCATCCCGGCTACGGTTATCCGCATGCCGTTATTGAGTGACACCATGACCGAGGGTACCATTGAGAAATGGAACTTTAAAGTTGGCGATAAAGTAAAAGCTGATGATTCGCTGGCTGATGTGGCTACCGATAAGGCTACCATGGAAGTTGTGGGTTACGAAGCCGGCACCTTATTATATATAGGTGTTAAAGAAGGCGAAGCTGCTAAAGTAAATGATATCATTGCTATAGTAGGTAAAGAAGGTACCGACATTACTCCGTTATTACAGGATGGTGGTTCGGCCCCTGCTGCTGAGGCTGCACCTGCTGCCGAAGCTAAAGCCGAGGAAACTGCACCTGCTGCTGCCACTGAAGCTTCTGCTACTGATGACGATAGCCGCGTAAAAGCATCGCCGCTTGCACGTAAAATAGCTAAGGATAAAGGCATCAACCTTAATGATGTAAAAGGTAGCGCTGAAGGCGGCCGTATCATCAAAAAGGATGTTGAGGAGTATACACCATCTGCTAAACCGGCATCTGCGCCTGCCGCTGAAGCTGCTCCGGCTGCTGCATCTGCACCTGCTGCAAAAGCGCCTATCGTATTGCCAACCTTTACAGGCGAAGAGAAATTTAGCGAAAGGCCGGTTACTCAAATGCGTAAAGCTATCAGCCGCCGCTTAAGCGAAAGCTTGTTTACTGCACCGCATTTCTATGTAACCATGACCATTGAAATGGATCAGGCAATTGCTGCCCGTACTCGTATGAATGAGATTGCCCCGGTTAAAATTTCATTTAATGATTTTGTTGTTAAAGCTTGTGCGGTAGCCTTAAGGCAACACCCGGCTATCAACTCATCATTCCTGGGTGATAAGATCCGCACTAACGAACACGTTCACATCGGCGTTGCTGTTGCTGTTGACGAAGGCCTGTTGGTACCGGTTATCAAATTTGCCGATGGTAAATCATTAAGCCACATTTCGGTTGAAGTGAAAGACTTTGCCGGCAAAGCAAAATCTAAAAAACTGCAGCCAAACGAAATGGAAGGTTCAACTTTCACCATTTCAAACCTTGGTATGTTTGGTGTTGACGAGTTTACTGCCATCATTAACACACCTAACGCTTGTATCCTTGCTGTAAGTGGTATCCAGGCTGTTCCGGTTGTTAAAAATGGTGCGGTAGTACCTGGTAACGTCATGAAGGTTACCCTGAGCGCAGACCACCGTGTGGTTGATGGTGCTACAGCTGCTGCCTTCCTGCAAACATTAAAACAATTATTAGAAGAGCCGGTAAGGCTGCTGATATAATTATTTCGGATATCGGATTTTCGATTTCGGATTTGGAAAAGCGATGGGTTTAGGCTCATCGCTTTTTTGTTTATGGGATAAATTATAAAATATGTCATTGCGAGGAACGAAGCAACCGCACGAAAGCCGAGCGGCTCTGTATAGCATGCGGTTGCCACGCTTCGCTCGCAATGACATGATTTTTATGCAATGTTGGTTAGCAGTTGTGAATTAGATTATGTCTGCAAAAAATGACACAATGACCTAATGACTTCAATGACCTTTATATTGTATATTCACAGCAAATTTTGATGTATGACACTTTATAGCTTTTTTAAGGAATTCCATTCCGGTTTCAGGTACATTGTTATTGTATTGGTATTGCTGGCCCTTGTACGCGCGTTTATGGGTTGGCTGGGTAAAAGACCATATGGCGAGGGCAACCGCAAACTTAACCTGTTTGCCATGATCTCGGTGCATACGCAATTTTTGCTGGGCATCATCCTGTTTTTTATTAGCCCGATGGTGCAGTTTAGTAAGGATACCATGAAAAATCCTATCACCCGTTACTTTACGGTTGAACACTGGGTGATCATGCTTATCGCTATCGCACTAATCACTATCGGTCATAGCAAATCAAAGAAAGCGGCATTGCCAGAAGCTAAGCATAAAGCTATCGCTATCTTTTATTTGATCGGAATTATACTGATTTCGGTAGGTATAATGCTTATTCCACAGTAATTCTACGTAGCTAATAGGATTTAGCAAATAAATAATTTCACAAAAAATTTGACAATTCAAATTTCTTTATAAATTTGTGACCGCGATGATTAAAAACACACATAAAAACAGCTGGTGGCACCAATTAAATTGGCAGCCGGCTCGCGCGTTTTGATCAGAGACAACCTAATCAATTGTGAACCTAAATAGGAAACCCGGCGACCCCAATTCGCCGGGTTTTTTTTGTTTTAAGACATTTAAAAAATAAACATGAGCACATTTAAAATTACTACCACTTATAAAAAGCTACTGGCCGATACCACCACGCCGGTTAGCATTTACCTTCGCCTGCGCGATGTATTTCCCAACTCGCTGTTGCTGGAAAGCTCCGACTATCACAGTCGCGAAAACAGCACCAGCTACATTTGCTGCGAACCATTAAGCGGCATAGTGCTGAATAATGGCGTGCTGAAAAAGCAATACCCCGATGGCAGTCATGAAACCCATGAGCCCGGCACGTTTGAGCTGATAGAACAGATCAACAGTTTCATCGGCAGCTTTGAAACTGACTCGTTGCCGCTAAAAATGATCACCAATGGTTTGTTCGGCTATTTTACCCATGAGGCGGTTGAACATTATGAAACCATCACACTAAAGCAAAGCGATAATACCGACCGTAAAATACCGGTAATGCAGTACCATATTTACAGGTACATCATCGCTATCGACCACTTTAAGAACGAACTCTACATCTTCCATAACCAGCCCGAAGGCGCTCCAACCAACGGCGGTATCGAAAAACTGGAATACCTCATCAAAAACAAAAACTTTCCCGAATACAGCTTCAAGAGTAATGGCGATGAAAAATCAAACCTCACGGGCGATGAGTTTATTGCTATAGTTGAAAAAATGAAGCAGCACATCTATAGGGGTGATGTTTTCCAGATAGTGCCTTCAAGGGCCTTTTCACGCACTTTCCTGGGCGATGAATTTAATGTTTACCGTGCTCTGCGTTCTATCAATCCATCACCATACCTGTTTTATTTTGACTTTGGCGATTTCAGGATCTTCGGCTCATCGCCAGAGGCACAAATTACCATAAAGAATAACGTAGCCAATATTTTCCCGATAGCAGGAACTTTTAAACGCAGCGGCGACGACGAGAAAGACGCCGAACTGGCCCGTAACCTGGAGAATGATCCCAAAGAATCGGCAGAACACGTAATGCTGGTTGACCTGGCCCGTAACGACCTGAGTCGCCATTGCGAAAATGTAACGGTTAAAGCCTTTAAAGAGGTACAGTACTATTCACATCTTATCCACCTGGTATCGCACGTAAGCGGTAAGCTTAAACCCGGCGCATCGGCATTTAAAGTAGTAGCTGATACATATCCTGCAGGTACCCTGAGCGGCGCTCCCAAATACCGCGCCATGGAGATCATCGACGAAAACGAAAATATAAAACGCAGCTTCTACAGCGGCGCGATAGGTTTCCTTGGGTTTAATGGTGACTTTAACCATGCCATTATGATCCGCTCATTTCTAAGCAAGAACAACACTTTACATTATCAGGCGGGCGCGGGCATTGTAGCCGGTTCAATTCCTGAAAGCGAATTAAGGGAGGTTGATACCAAGATCTCGGCTTTACGCAGAGCTTTTGAGTTGGCAGAGGAGTTGTAATTAGTGGTTAGAGATTGGAGATAAGAGGTTAGTTGAATTTTAAGAAAACGGACATGAAAAATATTTTAATAATAGACAATTACGATTCCTTTACCTATAACCTGGTGCATTTGGTTAATGAGCTTGGCCTGGAGTGCGAGGTTTGGAGGAATGATCAGTTTGCCATTGAAGATGTGGATACTTTTGATAAGATCATCCTTTCGCCGGGACCTGGTATTCCCTCTGAAGCAGGCTTATTGCTGGATGTGATAGAAAAATATGCGCCTACTAAGAGCATATTTGGCGTATGCCTTGGGCAGCAGGCCATTGCCGAAGCGTTTGGCGGCAGTCTGTATAATCTTAACCAACCAATGCACGGTATAGCAACGCCCATAAAAGTCACCGATGGTGGAGAAGAGCTTTTTGCCGGACTGCCCGAGAGCTTTAAGGTTGGTCGTTACCACTCGTGGGTGGTAAGTGGTAATGATCTGCCCGATTCATTACAGGTTACGGCTATTGATGAGGCCGATAATTCGATCATGGCGCTTAAGCATAAGCAATATGACGTAAGGGGCGTACAGTTTCACCCCGAATCAATCCTGACCGATTTTGGGAAAGAAATGATGCAAAACTGGCTAAAGGCTTAGTTTTAAGGAATTATGATAACTTTGAAAAATCACATTTAAAAACGTCATTGCGAGGTACGAAGTAATCCGATGCTATACAGAGCAGCCCTGCTAATCGGGGATTGCTTCGTACCTCGCAATGACGGCTTATATAACATTCCCCTTTAGGGGTTAGGGGCTTTATGACCATACTTGATAAAATAGTTGCCAATAAAAAAAGGGAAGTTGCTTCGGCTAAAAAACGTACATCGTACACTGTACTTGAAGAATCGGAATATTTTCACCGTGATACTTACTCTTTCAAAGAATTTTTGCTCGATCCGTCACGTACCGGTATCATAGCCGAATTTAAGCGTAAATCGCCGTCGAAGGGTATCATTAATGACAAAGTGAGGGTTAGTGCTGTTACCACCGATTACGCGGCTGCGGGAGCTTCCGCACTTTCAGTTTTAACCGACCGTAACTTTTTCATGGGCCGTAAAGCCGACCTGGTGAAAGCCCGCTCGGTGAATAATATCCCTGTATTGCGCAAGGATTTTATGATTGAAGAGTACCAGGTTATAGAGGCTAAGTCATTAGGCACCGATATCATCCTGCTGATAGCTGCCATACTTACCCCTGCCGAAATTGATAACCTTGCCAAACTGGCCAAAAGTTTAGGTTTAAACGTGTTGCTTGAGGTGCACAATCTTGAGGAATTAGAGCGCAGTATCAATCCTAACCTGGATGCTATTGGTGTAAACAACCGGAACCTGGCCGACTTTACAGTATCGGTAGAAACTTCATATCAATTGGCCAAGCACATCCCTGCTGAGTTTATGAAAATTTCGGAAAGCGCCATTAGCGATCCGGAAACTATCCGTCATCTTAAACTGGAAGGTTTTAACGGCTTCCTTATTGGCGAAACCTTTATGAAGCAGCCCGATCCGGGTCAAGCCATGCGCGATTTTGTTGCCTTGTTATAAGCTCGTAATACCATGAAGCGGCGTTTGAAAAATGGGTGATTGATACATAAAAGATACTATGTATCTACCATGATCTGGCTGGCCATAAACTGGTTGCCGAGCCTATTCCGCAAATTGTATAAAATACATCAGGATTGTTTTTAATGCCCGGTTAGAATATAGCCGGGCATTTTTTTTAACCAGAAATAGAAATAATTTCACAGGGGTTTCATTGTTCATTTTGTTCATGTTTTATCGAACATATTTTCGGTATTTTACGTAAAAGGGCACACATCAATACCTGGCTGGCGTACAATGTCGTTATCTGCCAGCCTGAAAATCTGTGCTCAATAAGAGGCTTCTTTTAAAAAGGAGACTTGCTTGCGGTCACATTTATTGAGTATGAAGAGACTTATGAAGAATATTAATAAGCCGTTACTTATACTACTTTTGCTGATCCTTACTTCATTTGCCGGGTACAGCCAAAACTGCACGTTAAATGTTTCAATAACTTCAACAGCTACAACCATTTGTTCTGGAAAAAGTGTAACCCTGACTGCCAATATAAGTGGAGGTACAGGTCCGTTTACCTATGTTTGGAATACGGGAGAAAGCACCCCGTCTATTGACGTAAACCAGGGCGGTAATTACACCGTTACCGTAAGCGATAAAACCCCGGGTTGCCAGCCGGTGGTTGCCAACTTTGGTGTCACTGCTGTAGCATCGCCAACCCCACCCGTAGTTGACGCCCAGGCTGTTTGCCCAAATACATCGGCAACATTAACCGCCAAAGCACCAGGGGGCACTTACCAATGGTATGATGCCGATGGCAATTTTTTGTATACCGGTAATCCATATGTAACGCCTCCGATTAATAAGTTGACTCTTTTTTATATAGAAACAACATTAAACAATTGTACCAGTACAAGAAGCTCGGTCTATGTTTATGTAACGGGGGGGCCGAGTATTCAGTCTGATCCGGTGTGTTATGGCACTTCGGCAACGTTAAAAGCATCAGGTGCCGATAGTTACGCATGGTATGATAATGCATCCGGTACGGGTACGCCGTTAAGTAATGAAGCGACGTTTTCAACGCCTGCTTTATTTGCAAACACTACTTATTATCTTTTTACAGTAATTAGGGGTTGTACCGGCGCAGGGATACCTGTGGTGGCCCGGATCAACGCGCCGCCGGCTGTTCCGGTAGTAAACGCAACATATAGTGTTTGTTCGGGATCATTGACAACTTTACATGCTGACGCCTCAGGAGTGGTTGAATGGTATGATGTACCATCAGGAGGAACTCCGTTAATTTCAAGCCCGGATTTTACAACCCCGGTACTTACATCTCCTGTCACCTATTACGCGCAAACACGTGTAGGCGATTGTACAAGTAACCGTATCCCAATATCTGTATCTGTAACACCAATACCTGCCGCGCCGCCATCTCAAACAGCCAGCACCTGTTATGGCACAAGCGCCGCGTTAACTGCCGACCCATCGCCTACGGGTACCTATACCTGGTACAAATCGGCGAAGGGTGGTAGTTCGGTTGGCGTAGGTAATACTTTTCAGACTCCCATATTGGTAAATACTACAACATATTATGTTGAGCATACCACAGGTAGTTGTACAAGCACGCGTACCCAGGTAACTGTTACCGTAACCCCGGCGCCCGAACCTCCGATTATGCCCGACGGGCCGGTGATTTGTAACGGAACGTCGGCACCTTTAACAGCGACATCTTCTACACAGGGCGGAACTTTCCAATGGTTTACTACTGCTACCGGCGGTACCGCTCTTTTTACCGGCGTTACATTTAACACCCCGGCGTTAACAGCCACTACAACCTATTATGTTCAAACTATTGTTGGTGGATGTGTGAGTGACAGATCGCCAATTACGGTGACTGTACTTGATGCCATCCCGGTTCCTGTTCCTCCGGCCGATGTGCCAATATGTGCCGGTTCTTCGGCCACGCTTACAGTAACAGGTTCGCCCGATGATTATGAGTGGTATGATCAGCCAACCGGCGGTAATCTGCTGATAACCGGTAATACTTATGTTACCCCAGGGTTAACCGCAAATGCAACTTATTATGTACAAAGTATAGCCAATGGTTGCAATAGCGCACGTATTGCGATAACAGTGCATGTTAACAATCCTCCTGCGGCTCCGGCGGTTAACGGTACAGCAACGGTGTGCCCTGGCCAGCCTGCTACCCTGAGCGTTCCCGCGTCGGGTACCACCATTGAGTGGTATACAGATGCTATTGGTGGAACGCTTTTATTTACGGGTAACACCTATACTACAAATCCTGTATTTAGTCAAACCACGTTTTACGCGCAGGCAAACAACGGTTCATGTGTAAGTCCCCGAACTGCTTTTACCGTATCTACAATTCCTATTATTGATCCGCAGTTCCGGTATCCTTCCGGTACGGTTTGTACTTCCGGAAGTAACGTTTCACCAACAATTTATAACCCGGCCGGCGGCACTTTTAGTTCAACACCGGCGGGACTTGTTTTTGTAAGTAATGCCACCGGCGAGATCAATGTAGCAGCAAGCGCATTGGGAAAATATACCGTTATTTTTACTTATGGTGGTACATGCGCGGGCGCGGCCAGTCAAAGTATATCAATAGTTACAACGCCTGATGCCCGCTTTACCTATAATACCCCATTTTGTAAGGATGCCAAGAACCCCTTACCAATTTTTGCAACAGGCGCCAGTGCCGGAGTTT includes:
- a CDS encoding dihydrolipoamide acetyltransferase family protein, giving the protein MAEVVKMPKMSDTMTEGVLAKWHKKVGDKVKSGDVLAEIETDKATMDFESYQDGTLLYIGIQEGAAAPVDAVIAILGKEGEDYKSLLDQAGSGAAAKPAEEAAPVADKAPAATPAPAAPKVDLSSIPATVIRMPLLSDTMTEGTIEKWNFKVGDKVKADDSLADVATDKATMEVVGYEAGTLLYIGVKEGEAAKVNDIIAIVGKEGTDITPLLQDGGSAPAAEAAPAAEAKAEETAPAAATEASATDDDSRVKASPLARKIAKDKGINLNDVKGSAEGGRIIKKDVEEYTPSAKPASAPAAEAAPAAASAPAAKAPIVLPTFTGEEKFSERPVTQMRKAISRRLSESLFTAPHFYVTMTIEMDQAIAARTRMNEIAPVKISFNDFVVKACAVALRQHPAINSSFLGDKIRTNEHVHIGVAVAVDEGLLVPVIKFADGKSLSHISVEVKDFAGKAKSKKLQPNEMEGSTFTISNLGMFGVDEFTAIINTPNACILAVSGIQAVPVVKNGAVVPGNVMKVTLSADHRVVDGATAAAFLQTLKQLLEEPVRLLI
- a CDS encoding cytochrome B, producing MTLYSFFKEFHSGFRYIVIVLVLLALVRAFMGWLGKRPYGEGNRKLNLFAMISVHTQFLLGIILFFISPMVQFSKDTMKNPITRYFTVEHWVIMLIAIALITIGHSKSKKAALPEAKHKAIAIFYLIGIILISVGIMLIPQ
- a CDS encoding anthranilate synthase component I family protein — encoded protein: MSTFKITTTYKKLLADTTTPVSIYLRLRDVFPNSLLLESSDYHSRENSTSYICCEPLSGIVLNNGVLKKQYPDGSHETHEPGTFELIEQINSFIGSFETDSLPLKMITNGLFGYFTHEAVEHYETITLKQSDNTDRKIPVMQYHIYRYIIAIDHFKNELYIFHNQPEGAPTNGGIEKLEYLIKNKNFPEYSFKSNGDEKSNLTGDEFIAIVEKMKQHIYRGDVFQIVPSRAFSRTFLGDEFNVYRALRSINPSPYLFYFDFGDFRIFGSSPEAQITIKNNVANIFPIAGTFKRSGDDEKDAELARNLENDPKESAEHVMLVDLARNDLSRHCENVTVKAFKEVQYYSHLIHLVSHVSGKLKPGASAFKVVADTYPAGTLSGAPKYRAMEIIDENENIKRSFYSGAIGFLGFNGDFNHAIMIRSFLSKNNTLHYQAGAGIVAGSIPESELREVDTKISALRRAFELAEEL
- a CDS encoding anthranilate synthase component II; the encoded protein is MKNILIIDNYDSFTYNLVHLVNELGLECEVWRNDQFAIEDVDTFDKIILSPGPGIPSEAGLLLDVIEKYAPTKSIFGVCLGQQAIAEAFGGSLYNLNQPMHGIATPIKVTDGGEELFAGLPESFKVGRYHSWVVSGNDLPDSLQVTAIDEADNSIMALKHKQYDVRGVQFHPESILTDFGKEMMQNWLKA
- the trpC gene encoding indole-3-glycerol phosphate synthase TrpC; this encodes MTILDKIVANKKREVASAKKRTSYTVLEESEYFHRDTYSFKEFLLDPSRTGIIAEFKRKSPSKGIINDKVRVSAVTTDYAAAGASALSVLTDRNFFMGRKADLVKARSVNNIPVLRKDFMIEEYQVIEAKSLGTDIILLIAAILTPAEIDNLAKLAKSLGLNVLLEVHNLEELERSINPNLDAIGVNNRNLADFTVSVETSYQLAKHIPAEFMKISESAISDPETIRHLKLEGFNGFLIGETFMKQPDPGQAMRDFVALL